One stretch of Juglans microcarpa x Juglans regia isolate MS1-56 chromosome 3D, Jm3101_v1.0, whole genome shotgun sequence DNA includes these proteins:
- the LOC121256185 gene encoding cyclin-D1-1-like has protein sequence MSLSCSDCFSDLLCGEGSGFMSGESPECSSDLDSQACSVESINEFIEYERNFVPGFDYLARFRSQSLDASAREESVAWILKVQAYYGFQPLTAYLSVNYLDRFLYSRRLPETNGWPLQLLSVACLSLAAKMEEPLVPSLLDLQVEGAKYIFEPRTIRRMELLVLGVLDWRLRSITPFSFIAYFACKLDSSGTHDGFLLSRATEIILANIQEASFLEFWPSCIAAAAILCAASEIPNLSLVNPEHAESWCDGLHKEKIVGCYRLMQEFVIHDNSRIRKPPKILPQLRVTIRARTRSSSTVDSSSSSASSSNKRRKLNNCLWVDDDKGNSEEGL, from the exons ATGTCGCTCTCGTGCTCCGACTGCTTCTCCGACCTACTATGCGGCGAGGGCTCCGGGTTCATGTCAGGAGAATCACCGGAATGCTCATCGGACCTCGATTCTCAGGCGTGCAGCGTGGAATCGATAAACGAGTTCATCGAGTACGAGCGGAACTTCGTGCCCGGGTTCGATTATCTGGCTCGGTTCCGCTCCCAGTCACTCGACGCGTCTGCGAGAGAAGAATCTGTTGCATGGATTCTCAAG GTTCAGGCTTATTACGGCTTCCAGCCATTGACGGCGTACCTCTCCGTCAACTACCTGGATCGGTTCCTTTATTCTCGTCGCTTGCCG GAAACAAATGGGTGGCCATTGCAACTATTATCTGTTGCTTGCTTATCATTAGCTGCTAAGATGGAGGAACCTCTAGTTCCTTCGCTATTGGATCTTCAG gtggaaggtgcaaaatatatatttgaaccaAGAACGATTCGTAGGATGGAGCTCCTTGTGCTTGGTGTTCTAGATTGGAGGCTACGATCCATCACTCCGTTCAGCTTCATCGCTTACTTTGCATGCAAACTCGATTCATCAGGAACTCATGATGGGTTTCTACTTTCCCGGGCGACTGAAATTATTTTGGCTAATATTCAAG AGGCTAGCTTTCTTGAATTCTGGCCATCTTGCATTGCTGCCGCAGCCATACTTTGTGCAGCTAGTGAAATTCCAAACCTGTCTCTTGTTAATCCTGAACATGCTGAATCATGGTGTGATGGTCTGCACAAA GAGAAAATCGTCGGTTGCTACAGGTTAATGCAAGAATTTGTGATTCATGACAATAGCCGGATCAGGAAGCCCCCAAAAATCTTGCCCCAGCTTCGAGTGACAATTCGGGCGAGAACGAGGTCTAGTAGTACTGTCGATTCCTCCTCATCATCAGCATCATCATCTAATAAAAGGAGGAAATTAAATAACTGCTTATGGGTAGATGATGACAAAGGAAACTCCGAGGAAGGGctataa